CTTAAAATGATCCAACAATGTATCTTTCTCCAACGAGAAAGGAATATTTTTCACAACAATAGCCGTTGGAATGGTATCTTCACCGGGTTCAACCGGTGTTGAATTAGAATTGGCAGTCGATCCTGCTTTGATTTGGGTACTGTTAAAAGCATCCAACGAAGGCTCTGCGGATGTATCAGCTTTATTGCCTTTTCCACTGGCAGAAAAGCTTTTACTTTCTGAAGAAGATTCAGCACCACTAGGAGGAGAGACATTGTGGAAAGCCATAGCACTCGCCTCATTTGCTGAATTTGAGTTCCTGGACGAGAGGTACGGAGTTCCAATAGAATTGGCGCTGTTAAAAAGCGCGGAACCTTTAGAACTATTTTCTAGCCCACCAAGCTGAGAATAACCAAAAGTAGGAAAGCTATCAGAAGGAGCCGGCGATGCAGCACGACTACTAGCAAGAGAAAGGGCACCGGACCATTTGGGGTACAGCGGAGCACTCGAACCGGAACCGCTTGTTTTCCTAGAAGCCTGAGGAGAACCAATTGGCTGTAGCTTAGGAGAATTCAAGGGTGATTGTAATCTTGATAATGCTTCatgatttgattttttcgTCCCAGAATTACCTGCTAATCCTCGACTTTCATCCACACGAATTTTCCAGGGAAATATTTCATTAGGCATTCTAGATGCGGGGGAACGAGTCCAGATATATTCTGAGGAATAAAAGTTATATGTGAAAACAGAGAAAATTGACTAGGAAATTCCCGTAATTTGCCCCTTAGAATACTGCACTTGTAGATGCTAGTTCAGTCTAAGGATTAATTGAGCGTCTCTTTCAGCAGCATCACACGGTAGCACACCAAATTGTTTAACAAAATACAACGAAAAGCAGCAAACACTTTACTatacacaaaaaaaaatatacttaCTTGTTTGCGTAAATAGTAAGGCagttaataattaatagGAATATAAATCTGAACATATTGAGTAGCAGTATGAACGTAAAAAGCCGATTGAAGCTGTTCTTAGCTTTTTTGCTATCTCTCATGATAAACGAGTAATCTAAATTAGCTGTGCCTTACCGAAAACGAGTATCTTGTCAGCTGTAGAAGAGTatagataaataaaagtagaCAGCTGGACTCTCCATTAGCCAAATTCGAGTAGACTTGAGCATTGCTTAacttttcttcctttctgctatttctttttactaTACTGTTCCTGTTGACTTCAGACTTgctattttgttttaaggCGTATCATGGAAATGTACAATGCCAGGCATATTTGAATGCTTTTATTATCGATCCTTCATTCGCTAATAGACGAAATGTTATTTCAACCGACACCTATTAATTATCGAAGTAATCTTATTTACTATACGTTCGCTGAGTCGTTAAAATGTCAAGCAAGTGCCATGTTGTTGTACATTGACGGCTGCAGCGATCCTCCCTTTTATTCTATTTCATAAAAACCACTTATATTAAGCGTTAAGAACTATTTCCATCCAGCATTAATTACTATCGTTAGATGACTTTTAAAGGCTTCACCGTGCACACccatttcttttgaaatgtaCTCAAGTATCACACTTCGaggaaaaattactttttaaaacctCCTTTTGCGTTTCTTATTACATTTTAGAAATCTTACCACTTCAAACTTGGTTCGTGTAATTGACACGTGGCTAAAAGCTGTTGTAGATACGCGGAATCTCCACGCAAATTTCTATTTGATATATTTCGCATGTTGTCGTTTAACCATATCTAGAATGACAACAAGGATGCACTCTTGAGAAGTGCGTTCAAGCTCCTCCTGCTTACTAAAGAAGTTCATTATAAGGGGGAGCGACGTACCGGAGAAAGCAAATACTGCAAAACAATTTGTCAGTGTGCATACAAATATATGTCACATCTCTCACTTTTCTCCTTATTTAAATTGTATTAGATCTCGATGGATTATGTTATTGTGCTAGTAGTCTGATTTTCGTGATAATCACTTAGACACAtatttgtataaaaatttactgaATACCACTAGCAAGCCGCTTACCAAATTAATCACCATAAGACTCAACAATGAGAAATTTGACTATAAGGAATATATAAGCGTTTGGATAGGGTTTTTAGTGCTTTATTATTAGGATATTTCCTTGTTTACTTgtctttgtttttctttattctcccccttaaaaatatttgtaaaattgtCTAAAAAACGTCCATCTCAACTAGCGGccatttgtttaaaaaatttttattattcaagAGCATAAATTATACGCAATGTCTAGTTCTTCATCTCACAACTCATTTTCCGGCTCTAAAACAAATGCTGCTGAAGGGCAAAATTCAATAGATGGACTATCCCTTAAAAAGACCACCAGTCCTTTTATATTGACAGCATATCCTTCcaatgaagaaaaggaagTTAAAGAAACCGACATAGTTCCGGATGAAAACAAAGTGAATGAACTTGACGTGCATAAGCAATCCACTGAATTCTCTAAACAAGAATCTGCTTCTAATGATGATGATACCAATATACAATTAATCCcagaaaataatatgaaaataGTGGTTCCTGCCTTAATTCTTACTTTGTTTCTTGCTGCATTAGATAATACAATTGTCACCACTGCTTTGCCGACTATAGCTGAAGACTTTAATGATACATCAAGTTCATCATGGATTGGATCTGCCTATGTCCTTGCTTCCAACGCAGTTCTTCCTGCTGTCGGTGTATTTTGCAATATCcttggaagaaaaatagTACTTTacatttgcattttctttttcatgcTGGGTAGTGCACTTTGTGGTGCATCACAAAACATGATATGGCTAATCGTTTGCCGTGCCATTCAAGGCCTTGGTGGAGGAGGTATTATTTCTCTCGtgaatattattatatcTGATATAACCCCATTGCGCACAAGACCAATGTATAGTGGAATTCTGGCTACTGCCTGGGGTGCGGCTTTGGTAGCAGGGCCTATTATTGGAGGTGCAATTTGTCAAAGAACAACTTGGAGAtggattttctttattaatttaccAAGTGGCGGTATTGCAACTGCCTTAATTGTTGTGTTTTTGCATTTATTGCCTTGTGAGCGTACTTcgtttaaaaagtttttgaagacTTTTGACTTCATTGGCCTTGTATGTGTGATAACCGGTATCGTATTGATTCTTTTGGGAATTTCTTTAGGTGCATCATCGGGGAAATGGCGCCGTGCTAATATCCTATGTTATCTTATTATTGGCGGTTGtttatttgtatttgcttttatatATGATACTTTTACGAAAAGAAATGCTGTTTTACCACCTccattctttaaaaatcgTTCTAGTGCAGCTTTGCTGGCTTgttcatcttttttctatttaaatTACATGCTTTTTGCATATTACGTTCCTCAATACTTTCAACGGATTCGCGGTGACAATCCCATTATGTCTGGTGTACATACTATCCCTTGTGCAGCTGTGCTGTGCTTTTTTTGTACGACAGTTGGCATGGTTCTTCGGAAGCTAGGACGTTACTTGCCGTTGATATATGTTGGATATATCAGCTGTGTTGCCGGTATGGGTGCAATGATATGTGTAAATGCTACGACCTCTATGAGCAAAGTCATGGGGTTAACTACCATATTTATGTTCGGATCtggttttctttttctgcCTCCGCTCATTGCAATGCAGGCAACTTTTCCACCTGCAATGACTTCCATGGCTACTGCTACACTTATGTTTATACGTACCATGGGTGGTTCTATTGGTATTACAGTTGGTGAAgtaatatttaatgaacGGGTTACTCAATCCTTTGACGGGAATACAACTTATGCTCAGTTATCTTATAAACAGGTTGAACGGTTACCCCAGGAATTACAGATTCGTGTAAAGAATACCTATGCGTCTGCCTTCAGGGTTATTTGGATATTTTGTACTGTTGTGATGGCAATTGGTTTTGCttctatatttttcattaaaagcCGTCCCTTGATAAGTAATGCTCAATCTGTGCcagcaaaaaagaaaggtgATAGCGATGAAAAGCCAGCCGAAAAGgtgtaaattattttattttgttttatttattatttagaaatttatTGCTTTAACGTCTTTCTCACTGTTCGAATGTGCCTTTGAGTTAACTTGAGAAACAGGATTTTTAAGGAAAGTTTGTGTAGTTATatctcaattttttttttagaaaccGATAGCTAGAGATAATCCTAGAGGGTGAATTATACTGTATATCTTTGATTATACCTAGTAGAAAACacttttaatttgtttgcaGGGAATTCGGAAATTAAAACTTCATCTTTAAAATCGAAACCTTGAATGCATTTAATTAAGTAGATAGTCGAAATAATATCGCTAGAATTTAACACACTACGACCTCTGATGGTTCATAGAATAGGTAGCTTTTCTTAATGGCATAATTTAGTAATATCTGTTTGTATGATTTAATTGTCTATGAAACCATAGATTTATTGTTCGTCAACATTTGATGGCTTCTCAGTATCTTGGTCGGTGTTTTTTTCTGGCGCAATTCGATATCGTTTAGTCATATCCAGCTGAATTATAACCatttagtaaaataataagaGCCAAGCATTAACGTACCATTTGACGTTTGCATTCGCCATACGCCTCTATCAGATTTTTGCATTCTTCTGGAAGTTCGTCCTTGTTTTTGAGACATTCTCGtgcacttttttttttaacaaacaTACAATCAGAATGTAACAAACAATTTGCTAAATCTTCACGAATAACTTTACACGATCGGCCCATTTTTTActgtaattttaaaacaaggCTAAAAGTACATTGAATTCGTTCTTGTCAGTAGAAAATAGGATTTGGCGTAAGGTAAGGTGAACCTCTACAATTTGTTAATCCCTTAAAAGAACCATATGATCAAATGTTCTATACTAGATTCACCATACGTAAAATACATACtattaagaaaataattaagCAAGCTGCTTTTAATTAGGTTTCATAAAACTGGGAATCCAAAATCTTTTGTCGGGCTAAACGCATAGTAATTTGACAGTGATTACAAACCCACAAAGCTTTGCTTTCAAACCTACTTTCTGAGGTTTCTAACCTTTAAGTATACGCTTAATGCATTTATTGCAAATCACTCAAGTATAAAACATCATTATATAGAAAACAGTAAAACGCAATGCAATGATTATAACCTTTCTTATCAAAAACCGTAAAGTGTTGCTAGtatgtttttataaacaaTTGTTACATATTTGAAACAAATTCTCGTATTCTTTGGCAAAGGAGCATAATTCTCATTATTTATGCTTAAATACTAATAATTATGTTCATTTGCTTCGTGAAAAAATGTCTTTCAAATCATAgttctttgtttacatttatcGTCACTTCAATCCGTACAGTACAGAAAAATTCGAAAATTGATCATTGCAAGAATATTAATGAATACTACTTATATTACTTCTTTATAAAACATTATGTTATTTGCATGGTATGAGTTTTGGAACCTCATTGCATAAACTTCCCTCCTTAGTGCTTTACGAGTTCATTCGTTTTTCGTTATTTCCTACTCATGACTTGGAGTACCTACGCTCTCCCTTGACAAACAACCTAAGTTTGCAACCAAAACGTCTTGTGTAGCGCGTTTAGTTGCATTTACATTCGTTATTATCACAAATTATGAGAGAAGTAATTTCTGTTCATGTTGGACAAGCAGGTGTTCAAATCGGTAACGGTATGTTCAATATCCATCTTTTTGTATTGCTGTATACTCTAAATAGTTGGCAATcgattttttcataaaaaatttagctAACATTTCTAGCATGCTGGGAGTTGTACTGTTTGGAGCATGGCATAGGACCCGACGGTTTTCCTACAGAAAACTCCGAAGTTCACAAAAACAATAGCTATTTAAATGATGGATTCGgtacatttttttctgaaacCGGGCAAGGAAAATTCGTACCTAGAAGTATCTATGTTGATCTTGAGCCTAACGTTATTGATCAAGTTCGTACTGGACCGTATAAAGATCTGTTTCATCCTGAACAGATGGTAACTGGTAAGGAAGATGCTTCTAACAATTACGCCCGTGGACATTATACTGTAGGAAAGGAAATGATTGATAGTGTATTAGAAAGGATACGTCGTATGGCTGACAATTGTTCTGGTCTCCAAGGTTTCCTTGTATTTCATTCTTTTGGTGGTGGTACCGGCTCGGGTTTGGGTGCTTTACTTCTGGAGCGCTTGAACATGGAATACGGAAAGAAATCTAACCTCCAATTTTCTGTTTATCCCGCCCCTCAAGTGAGCACATCCGTTGTTGAACCTTACAACTCTGTGCTCACTACCCATGCTACTCTCGATAACTCTGACTGTACCTTTATGGTTGATAATGAGGCTTGTTACGATATCTGTCGCCGAAATCTTGACATTGAGCGTCCAACCTATGAAAACCTCAACCGCCTTATTGCTCAAGTTGTCTCTTCTATCACCGCTTCTCTTCGATTTGCTGGTAGCTTAAATGTTGACTTAAATGAGTTTCAAACTAATCTTGTGCCATACCCTCGTATTCACTTTCCTTTAGTCACTTATTCTCCTATTGTCAGTGCAGCTAAAGCATTCCATGAATCCAACAGCGTACAAGAGATTACGAATCAGTGCTTTGAGCCTTATAATCAAATGGTAAAATGTGATCCACGAACTGGCCGCTATATGGCTACTTGTCTTTTGTATCGTGGTGATGTTATCCCACGTGATGTCCAGGCTGCCGTTACTAGCATTAAATCTCGTCGCACCATCCAATTTGTTGATTGGTGCCCTACTGGTTTCAAAATCGGTATTTGCTATGAGCCACCCCAACACGTTCCTGGTAGTGGAATCGCTAAGGTAAATCGTGCTGTTTGTATGCTTTCAAATACCACCTCGATTGCTGAAGCTTGGTCTCGTCTGGACCACAAGTTTGACCTTATGTACAGCAAGCGTGCTTTTGTTCATTGGTATGTCGGTGAAGGTATGGAAGAAGGTGAATTTTCAGAAGCCAGAGAAGATTTGGCTGCCTTAGAAAGGGATTACGAAGAGGTTGGTCAAGATTCTATGGATAACGAAATGTACGAAGCTGACGAAGAGTATTAATTTATCCAATAATCGCTTTTATACGTTATTTCATTCGTTTTATAACTTGAAGATATCTTGCATCTACCCTTGTCTCTTTAATCTTTGTTTATTCAGCCCTGTGGTCAAATAACTAAAGGGTGTCTGTCTTTCTTTGAGAGTTAAAATGTTCACCCAGCGGCAAGGAGATAAATTGCTCGTCCACTTATCTCActgattttttaacttgaacattctttttctttactagTCAATTCTCATTTAGATATCAATCTAATCCACTCTATCTTTGCAAATAAACCACCagtaaaatttcaatttctccTTTCTGTggtatcttttttttttaattttgcatGAAAAAGAGACACTATAAACTGTAAATTACATTGTGTATTGGCGCTTTTCTagctttacaaaaaaaatgtttttaatcTCAACCTCTAAGCAATAAATCGGTTAATTGGTTAATAAATTACTTAACTTATATGACTCGATTGCTCGGAATTAGCCTAAAATCATTTAGAATACGAGCATGAGCCAAAACAGTCTACTGTAGAAGTTTCAAGGACGAGTAGAGAAAAcacaatttttattaaaattagaatgaaatttataaggtgaaagtagaaaaaggcgtttttttaaaatcataacAAGATTGTGATGAGATATAATTATCTAAATTGATTGCACCTTTCTTTCATACCAAAGAATTAGTCAATCTTTCCTCAATGACAGACCAATCTATGCAATCAAACCATGTGTCGATGTATCTTGAGCGATTTAAAAGACCGTAATCTTTATAATATGCATGATTCCATAAACAAAGGTTTAAAATGGGAACATGCGCATATTTTCGAGGTCTGGCACTATAATCTGGCACACTAGAAATAAGATGGGGATCATTTGATTGCCATCTAGTCCAAAGATACGGAGAACCTGCTTGAAAAGTTCTCAGTAAGTTTAATCTATTATAATCATCAATTACAATCCAAAGCCAACATGCTCCAAAACTATTTGAGGCAAGCTCATGAATTTtagaaagtaaattttctttagaaCCAAAGTTTTCATTGACTGCTTTATTGATAGCGGCATTAGCTTCAtattttgagttttttttggcatCTGCAGCTCTTTTTCCGATCaagctttgaaaaaagaaatgattgTTGTAAGCTTGACTTGCAAACTGGAATGTGGCTGCATGCTCAGGCAAAGCGGCTGTTTGAAAGATAATGTTAAACACAGATGAATCCTCAAGTTCTGTTCCCTTCACTCGAtcatttaattcttttactACTTGACGTTGATGCTGGTCCCAGGCAATGTCAAGAGCTTCAGGACTGAAAAGTGGTAGCAAATTTCTTTGTGAAAGATTAGGAACTGTGTGGTAATTGTAGCAATAGTTTACTCGATGCACATTGTCTGTAACTGAACTACATCGTTTCAGAAGGTGAGTTATCGGTGAAAGCGCAAGCCCTTTTCGTAGACCTGTGTTGAGCATAAGCAAATTATCTGAATATTAGGTATAACTTGCTGAAATACCTATATAAACCAACAACGAAGTATTTAAGGGAACTGGACGTGTTTGGGTATCGCAGCTCGCCTTGTGTCAAATACAAGTTAGCCACACCACCGCAATTATGAATACGTTTGGACGGTTTGCGTCGGATATCATTATGGgagtttaaatttttttggctaAAGCTTTACTTGAGTACTTTGTAATTTAAAgccaaaaattaaaatggaTTTACCCGtctattatttatattgaGGTGACTTATCGTTCATGAACTTCAGTACAGAGCCCTATGGGTCTGTAAACTAAGTCATCATACTTTATATGAAAAAGGTttatgtaaaataaaaaatctgtATATTATTAGATTTCAAGGAACGTATACCTACAAAATCATTAACAAAGATAATAAAAGAGCGGCGAGGACATTGGTAAATCCTCGATTTTGCTCTGGTGCCTTTGATGTTTGGGCTTCTTCAACGTTAATGGAGAGAGAACCTTCACTGTTATAATCTTCAGTAAGCTGAATTGGAGATGGGCACAATCCCATCTCATAAGCCGATTCCTCTGGGTACAAGATCATGGGTTCACCGTTGCGTACCATAAATACCTGTCGATTATCTTGTACTGGAACGGACTTGCAAGATAATACGTCCATCCACTTGTGCTCTTCTGCCGAAACAGTATAATGGAAATGAATGTAATATGAACCTAAGTTGTTGAGTACGGTTATTACTTTGCCACGTCGTAAAAGcaatattcttttatcAACGATGCTAATATCCGACTGCATATTTAAGAAAGCTTCTCCGTCTTTGCTTTCAATCATAGCTTTGCGGAAACGATTGATTGTAGACGTGAACTTATAGTAaggatttctttttgggaAACCTTTCTCCCAAATTGCAGGTCGATTATAAGGAACCTCTTCACCGCGCATGGCAAGTTCTTGGCCGTTGTACATCATAGGAATACCATCTCCCATAAGAACAAAAGCAATTGCATTCTTTAAGGTGGCTGGATCACTAGAAATTGAAGCCATTCTAGGAAGGTCTTTGTTCTCAACGAAGTTTCCTAACAATAGGGGATTGACACACAAACCGCGCATGTCAGTCATTTTGTCGGCAAGATCAACAATTCCCTCTGGATTATTCAtcaaaaatgcttttacAGCAGATTCTCTAACAGGGAAGTTACTCAACCCTTCCAAGTCGTTTTGCCAATCACAAACTTTTAAAGAGTCGGAAGATTTCAAGTCACCCATGCAAAACACTCCAGCAGCTTTGCAAAAATCTGGCCAGTACTTTCTATATTTGTCACCCATAGCATCGAAACGAATACCATCAATTTGGAAAGTTTCTACAAATGTTTGAATATAGTCCTCGAGAGCCCCTTTAGCACTAGGACGCTCATGAACTGAATGGTCTTCATGGCAAGAGCAGTGTTCCTCGTGCTTCCAAGGCTTGTGATCGGGCTTGGTTCCATTGTGGGGAACTGGACGAGGGAACTTACCGTGATGGCAGTGTTCCTCGTGCTTCCAGGGTTTATGGTCAGGCTTGGTTACATTGTGAGGAACTGGACGAAGGAACTTACCATGGTGGCAGTGTTCCTCGTGCTTCCAAGGTTTGTGGTCAGGCTTGGTTCCATTATGAGGAACTGGGCGAGAGAACTTATCATGATGGCATGAGCAGTGTTCCTCGTGCTTCCATGGCTTGTGATCGGGCTTGGTTCCATTGTGGGGAACTGGACGAGGGAACCTACCGTGATGGCAGTGTTCCTCGTGCTTCCAGGGTTTATGGTCAGGCTTGGTTCCATTGTGAGGAATTGGACGGGGAAACTTACCGTGATGGCAGTGTTCCTCGTGCTTCCAGGGTTTATGATCAGGCTTGGTTCCATTATGAGGAACTGGACGAGGGAACTTATCATGATGGCATGAGCAGTGTTCCTCGTGCTTCCAGGGTTTATGGTCAGGCTTGGTTCCATTATGAGGAACTGGACGAGGGAACTTATCATGATGGCATGAGCAGTGTTCCTCGTGCTTCCAAGGCTTGTGGTCAGGCTTGGTTCCATTATGAGGAACTGGGCGAGGGAACTTACCGTGATGGCAGTGTTCCTCGTGCTTCCAGGGTTTATGGTCAGGCTTGGTTCCATTGTGAGGAACTGGGCGAGGGAACTTGTCGTGATGGCATGAGCAATGTTCCTTGCATTTGTGATCAATATGAGTTTTATCGAAATACGTATTCTTGAAATAATCGTCTTCAAAATATTCCGAAATTGTGTGATTTATGGCAACATCTACCATCAAATACATGCCTTTGCCGTGCAAAGCATCTGAAAGCTCTTTTAAGTCCTCTTCGTTCCCGAAGTGAGGATTAAGACGGTAATAATTTTTAGGTCTATGCCCGTGGTAGGCTTCCCCATGATATTCCGGGCCTTCAAGTTGTTCAACGACTGGAGAAATAGAAATCGCTGTGAAACCCAAATCTCGAATATAGTCAAGATGATCAACAATACCTTGCCAATTTCCTCCACAGTACTTTTCAGCTTTCACATCGCAATGAGGTACGACCTTGCTGGTAGCAAACCTATCGGTCATAACATTATAAACGGATTGCTTTTTCCATTCCTCGGCAGATAATGCCTGGACCGGGGGAGCAACGCCCAACACGAGAATGATTGACAATGCGAGATCCTTCAATGACAATTTCATTTCGTGTAGTGAGTTGTTCCGGTGAAGATACAGGGAACTTTTGCCAAGTATATATAGTATTTTTAGGCGTAAACAAAAGGACTGCTCAGAGAGCTatatttgataaacaaataaacgAACTATTTCATAATATGGAAGCTTATTtctgtaaacaaataaaattcatgATTTGATATGTCGGCGTAAATAAACattctatttttgaatataaacCGTAACTTAAATTACTATGTATGGATGTTTGCATTGTGCGACCACAACATTAGTTTAATGGTAACACTGCATAATGCCGCAGAATGATCAGCCTCATTGTTAAGATCAGgaaagttaaataaaaaggataacaattaaaaatgtttatttacgAGTAGTTCAACCCTTATGTAAAATACTTGTTttgtatttaaatttagaTCAATTCattgaaataaatgattaaaGCTATTGATTgatgtaaagaaaaagaaacaaagtCGATTTATTCAAGTTATATTTGATATTGAcgttttgtaaaattaat
This region of Schizosaccharomyces pombe strain 972h- genome assembly, chromosome: II genomic DNA includes:
- a CDS encoding transporter; amino-acid sequence: MSSSSSHNSFSGSKTNAAEGQNSIDGLSLKKTTSPFILTAYPSNEEKEVKETDIVPDENKVNELDVHKQSTEFSKQESASNDDDTNIQLIPENNMKIVVPALILTLFLAALDNTIVTTALPTIAEDFNDTSSSSWIGSAYVLASNAVLPAVGVFCNILGRKIVLYICIFFFMLGSALCGASQNMIWLIVCRAIQGLGGGGIISLVNIIISDITPLRTRPMYSGILATAWGAALVAGPIIGGAICQRTTWRWIFFINLPSGGIATALIVVFLHLLPCERTSFKKFLKTFDFIGLVCVITGIVLILLGISLGASSGKWRRANILCYLIIGGCLFVFAFIYDTFTKRNAVLPPPFFKNRSSAALLACSSFFYLNYMLFAYYVPQYFQRIRGDNPIMSGVHTIPCAAVLCFFCTTVGMVLRKLGRYLPLIYVGYISCVAGMGAMICVNATTSMSKVMGLTTIFMFGSGFLFLPPLIAMQATFPPAMTSMATATLMFIRTMGGSIGITVGEVIFNERVTQSFDGNTTYAQLSYKQVERLPQELQIRVKNTYASAFRVIWIFCTVVMAIGFASIFFIKSRPLISNAQSVPAKKKGDSDEKPAEKV
- the coa5 gene encoding cytochrome c oxidase assembly protein Coa5, whose product is MGRSCKVIREDLANCLLHSDCMFVKKKSARECLKNKDELPEECKNLIEAYGECKRQMLDMTKRYRIAPEKNTDQDTEKPSNVDEQ
- the nda2 gene encoding tubulin alpha 1, whose amino-acid sequence is MREVISVHVGQAGVQIGNACWELYCLEHGIGPDGFPTENSEVHKNNSYLNDGFGTFFSETGQGKFVPRSIYVDLEPNVIDQVRTGPYKDLFHPEQMVTGKEDASNNYARGHYTVGKEMIDSVLERIRRMADNCSGLQGFLVFHSFGGGTGSGLGALLLERLNMEYGKKSNLQFSVYPAPQVSTSVVEPYNSVLTTHATLDNSDCTFMVDNEACYDICRRNLDIERPTYENLNRLIAQVVSSITASLRFAGSLNVDLNEFQTNLVPYPRIHFPLVTYSPIVSAAKAFHESNSVQEITNQCFEPYNQMVKCDPRTGRYMATCLLYRGDVIPRDVQAAVTSIKSRRTIQFVDWCPTGFKIGICYEPPQHVPGSGIAKVNRAVCMLSNTTSIAEAWSRLDHKFDLMYSKRAFVHWYVGEGMEEGEFSEAREDLAALERDYEEVGQDSMDNEMYEADEEY
- a CDS encoding mitochondrial ribosomal protein subunit S26 gives rise to the protein MLNTGLRKGLALSPITHLLKRCSSVTDNVHRVNYCYNYHTVPNLSQRNLLPLFSPEALDIAWDQHQRQVVKELNDRVKGTELEDSSVFNIIFQTAALPEHAATFQFASQAYNNHFFFQSLIGKRAADAKKNSKYEANAAINKAVNENFGSKENLLSKIHELASNSFGACWLWIVIDDYNRLNLLRTFQAGSPYLWTRWQSNDPHLISSVPDYSARPRKYAHVPILNLCLWNHAYYKDYGLLNRSRYIDTWFDCIDWSVIEERLTNSLV
- the meu7 gene encoding alpha-amylase 4, producing the protein MKLSLKDLALSIILVLGVAPPVQALSAEEWKKQSVYNVMTDRFATSKVVPHCDVKAEKYCGGNWQGIVDHLDYIRDLGFTAISISPVVEQLEGPEYHGEAYHGHRPKNYYRLNPHFGNEEDLKELSDALHGKGMYLMVDVAINHTISEYFEDDYFKNTYFDKTHIDHKCKEHCSCHHDKFPRPVPHNGTKPDHKPWKHEEHCHHGKFPRPVPHNGTKPDHKPWKHEEHCSCHHDKFPRPVPHNGTKPDHKPWKHEEHCSCHHDKFPRPVPHNGTKPDHKPWKHEEHCHHGKFPRPIPHNGTKPDHKPWKHEEHCHHGRFPRPVPHNGTKPDHKPWKHEEHCSCHHDKFSRPVPHNGTKPDHKPWKHEEHCHHGKFLRPVPHNVTKPDHKPWKHEEHCHHGKFPRPVPHNGTKPDHKPWKHEEHCSCHEDHSVHERPSAKGALEDYIQTFVETFQIDGIRFDAMGDKYRKYWPDFCKAAGVFCMGDLKSSDSLKVCDWQNDLEGLSNFPVRESAVKAFLMNNPEGIVDLADKMTDMRGLCVNPLLLGNFVENKDLPRMASISSDPATLKNAIAFVLMGDGIPMMYNGQELAMRGEEVPYNRPAIWEKGFPKRNPYYKFTSTINRFRKAMIESKDGEAFLNMQSDISIVDKRILLLRRGKVITVLNNLGSYYIHFHYTVSAEEHKWMDVLSCKSVPVQDNRQVFMVRNGEPMILYPEESAYEMGLCPSPIQLTEDYNSEGSLSINVEEAQTSKAPEQNRGFTNVLAALLLSLLMIL